TTCTGTTGAGCTAGTAATCACtgactggttgtcaccaaacaagattgtctttcctgtCACTGGTACTCCAAGGTAACGGAGGGTAGTACGgatgtccatgatttgctcaactgcaatccgagctgcaacaaactcagacCCATAGGTGGCAGTCTCAACAGTAGCCTGACGCTTTGAGAACCATTCAAAGGGAGTCTTGTTGATAAGATGGAGGACTCCTGTCACAGAACGACCTGTTACCATGTCATGGTATAGGTTTGCATCAACGTAGCTTGTTAGAgtgacatgctttccaagtgccgttggtgcatcatgaggaagaagttctttgACATCCCCGTATACAGAAGTTGCCCAGTTATGACGCTTGTCCGGTAGTTCTGAGTAGTCGGGCTCATCAGTACGAACCCGAATAGcaccattcttcatctttttgACGTAACCGTACATCCGCTTGAGCCGATcaagatgtccttcacggGGTGCCactcgaaatcttgacaTACTCATAACAGCAGTGGCTATATCAAATCGACCTAGTGTGATGAGCCATTGCAAGCTCCCAATGAGTGACTGGTACTGCTTTATCCCGTCTTCACTGAGTTCCGATGTAGCATCTAGTTCCGGATGATCCCCTTTCTCTAGTGGGGACACATACATCTTGGGCTGTTCACCATACATCCTCTcatactgctccatcatacgTGCAATATATTTCTTTGGGTGATATGAAAGAGTGCCGTCCTTGTCTCGCTCAAAAGTACATCCCAAGTGGTATTCAAGAGGACCAACActtttgagcttgtacttgtgtcGCTCCTTGACTTGATCAATGATATCTCCAGGACTGTGAGCTGCAACGGCGATGTCGTCAACCCAGACCGCAATGTACTCGTATACTCTACCATTGGCTCGTATCCAGACATCCGAGTCGGCCTTACTTGCTGTGAACCCAAGGTCCCGAAGGGTGTCCGCAAATCTCTCATGCCATCGGAGTCCACTGCTCCTAAGACCATACagtgccttgttgataacaaGAATGTGTCCTTCTAGCTCAGCAAATTCCGGACCAGCTACAACAAagaccttttctttggtcttggcttccaggtatGCATTCCCTATGtctgctccccatagctttAGACTGTTGAGTTCAGCTAGGAATACAACAATACGCAAGCTTCGTAGCGAGACAACTCCAGAATACACACTTTCAAGAGGTACAGGAGTAAGATGTCCGCCAGCtaccatcctggccttgtgccTTCCATCGTGCTTGACATCATATACTGTATGGAttcggatcttcttgaaccCTTCTGGTGCATTTGACACATGTTTACCGTGTATAACAGCTTTACCTCTGTCAATGAAGGTGTTATACTCATGGAGCTGAGTCCtttcaatgttttcagcCTCCTGCCATTTGCTATTTCTATTCAACTTATCAATAGCTACCGCCTCCTTGTGGTCACGAGGGATCTGGGACCCAAACTTGAAGACAGGTGAATGCCTAGTAGAATGGAGTCGAGTTTGGTTAACTAGCCGTTGAAATTTCTTTTCCCTAGTTGCAAGCCGTTTAAACTGTTTCCATCCTGGAGTATCTAGTAGaccttggcgtttagcataGGCAGCACAAGTAACAGGGTCGTCGGCCCGTATGACATCAAGGGGTTCataggtagactccccagtttcccagttaaCAAGAACGTTGTATTTAGAGCCTTTGTAATTCTCATCGTTTGTAGATAGGGGGCCTTGgtgcgcgacgatgtccttaaaacgccattgtcgatcaGTATCATGcaattctttgtctagatcagtttcaagtttatctagaatttcgttgtaggcaagaatttcatcatactcgccatcattgatttcgactaAAAAACGCACATCAGAGGACTTGTCGGGATCTAAGATTTTCCTTGTGAtacgtgcacgaaaacgctccccatcatcctgagtaTCGGTTAGGAACGTGCGTCCAATAAGGTCCTCAGGGGTGAAACCGGGTAGATTCTTTaaggcataggaatttttgttttcagttctacgcgacttgacGAAGTTGATAGGCTTAGAAttactctccccatcctgtggcgtaaggcgtaggttggtttCTCCGGATTTCAATGCGGAACGCACACTAGAGCGGTATAAGatcttgttggtgtcgtctgTGAGGATTTTGTAAGTGAGAGCATCCCCAAcagattcagcaatgccaacaaagcgACCGCTCTTTTCGGTACCATCGGAAGGGAAAGATGGATCTTCGATCCGGTAGTacaccggttcccaaaaatgaaactggaGAAGTACGCTGATATCAGGGGTGCTACCAAGAAGAGTCTCGAGCGGTGTACGATCATGCAAAGATTCATGGGACAAATGGTTGAAGACATAGCAGATGTAGGCAATGCACAAGAGCCAAGTGGAATCAGGAGCACCGGTTTTGTTAAGAACGTTATTGGTATTAGCTTCAATAGTAGCAATACGGCGTTcggcaaaattttgatgttgatgatgaggttcactttgccattggtcAATGTTGTAGGCTCGTGTAATATCAGCAACCTTCTTACTGATTTCGACTTGGGCTCGATCACTCAGAAGTTTATCCATAGCTCCACGATGGCGAATATTGTCCTCAAGGGCATTGACAAACTCCTTGTCTGTTTTCATGGGATAAATATCGGTGACTAAGGAACGTCTCCCCACAAACAGTTGTGCAAACTTGGCtccgttgtcaacagcaGGTGTGTCTGACCAGATAGTATCCGTTGCAACAGCCTCGTTGCGCCGATGCACATTTAGAGCCGGGAATCGCGATTTGAAGTGCTTTCGTAGCGGCGCATTGTAGACTTCGCGAGCGTACTGTGTCGTAGCCATGATGGTTTTTCGGACAGTGTCACCGGATACCCATCCCAAGCAGGGACGTAATGCTTCATAGTCCCGTTCATTGCGTTTGACATTGTGCTTACAACACTGGATAATGCAATCAATAGCGTCCTCGCGATCGAGATCGTAGTACGCAATATGGCGGTGGAGGTATTGACCTGTGTTGTCAAATCGTGGTTCAACATAGGCATTGCCCGGAAGATCTTGCATTGCATCGTACCAGTCGTTCACCATGTCAACTTCATTGTCTAGAATAGAAGGGTCCCAGTCAATATCGGAAGTCAACACAACATGCGGAAGAGATTCGAACTCGCTATCGGTAGGCTGCCGCATATCCATATATGGGAGGCCTTGTCGAACATGAAGAGGAATGATATAATCATCCAAGGTAACAATCCGCTGTTGTCCTCCAACATTGCGGGACCGGTCTTCGACTGTGTTTCGGTAATGCTCAAGTTGGGCACTGGAGTGGATGGTCTTTCCCTTGCCAAGATAGGCGTATTGGTGCATAATCACAATGATAGGGCCTTTGTGAGACTCAACAAACCCAGCGGCAGTGACAATATCCAAATCTGACAGGGTATGCTCGTTGATACCCGTTATACTAGCAGACCGTCCTGTCTTGTTCACAACTTTGACATCACAGCCAGCAAGTCCACCGTTGGCACCTCGATCGACTAGAGCAGCAGTTTTGTTCTCAACGGAATGACGAGAGACTTGATATTCCAGAACGTTGAGTTGAACAGACTGTTGTCAATTGTCCGATGACTGGGTACAATTGATTGGTGTACGGCGGGATGCAGCAAGAACTTTTCGGATATCGCCGTCTCCCATGTGACTCACACGGTCAGTCAAGTGTGCAAGGAGCTCCGTTGTTTGATCACAGTCATAGAATGCTTCAGCTTGCTGGTTGTCTGGTTCGCTACGGTTGAACTCGCCATTATCGTTCGATATCTTGGCGTGGGTATTCGCTTCCAACGCACGTTGCGAGACATCGCCGGATCGAGTAGGGCCTTTGTCGGGTGCTGACAGGCCTtggagaatggctttggcatcATCTGAAAGCTGATTCCACATCTCGCGAGGGATATACGGACGCTCTCGATTGGTTGCCGGATCGCGATTACGGTGGCCAGATGGACTGACTTTGCGGTTGTGAGCATTGGCCTCATAGATCACTGCAGGAGAGAGATCGATATCATAGTCAATTCCATTGTCTTCGGTGAAGTCAGGTTGATCATACGAGAGGTCGGTCAGAAAGGCGCTACGCTTGCTCTTGACA
The genomic region above belongs to Phaeodactylum tricornutum CCAP 1055/1 chromosome 16, whole genome shotgun sequence and contains:
- a CDS encoding predicted protein, whose product is MVPATRQMTSGAAYSHFLDNVFSLPQGHPIRLSFEQQGYNSVDDLLSIFENELDALGYVPPASPDTNEDPQWTPLLMAHRQILRHFLRWQASLERQKGSPLENSELVALTSGDFILYRRSALGQVSNVPATISPSLNNQLSTSTKARSAVDEFKRGVKRDKTHYPILKDDRYWDNFYRSFVVTAVSHNVEKVLDPSYAPTDPSEKSLFEEQKKFVYSALEHTLQTDMGKNLVREHSFDFNAQEVFRKVVKHYTESASAKIGSSNTLAYLTTAKYGTSWTGTAEGFILHWKNHLRIYNDMVPMAEQLPKQLCLSLLENAVHDIPELRQVKITATLDLAKGGTPLNYEGYLSLLLASASLYDKGNNLSNSRNVKSKRSAFLTDLSYDQPDFTEDNGIDYDIDLSPAVIYEANAHNRKVSPSGHRNRDPATNRERPYIPREMWNQLSDDAKAILQGLSAPDKGPTRSGDVSQRALEANTHAKISNDNGEFNRSEPDNQQAEAFYDCDQTTELLAHLTDRSVQLNVLEYQVSRHSVENKTAALVDRGANGGLAGCDVKVVNKTGRSASITGINEHTLSDLDIVTAAGFVESHKGPIIVIMHQYAYLGKGKTIHSSAQLEHYRNTVEDRSRNVGGQQRIVTLDDYIIPLHVRQGLPYMDMRQPTDSEFESLPHVVLTSDIDWDPSILDNEVDMVNDWYDAMQDLPGNAYVEPRFDNTGQYLHRHIAYYDLDREDAIDCIIQCCKHNVKRNERDYEALRPCLGWVSGDTVRKTIMATTQYAREVYNAPLRKHFKSRFPALNVHRRNEAVATDTIWSDTPAVDNGAKFAQLFVGRRSLVTDIYPMKTDKEFVNALEDNIRHRGAMDKLLSDRAQVEISKKVADITRAYNIDQWQSEPHHQHQNFAERRIATIEANTNNVLNKTGAPDSTWLLCIAYICYVFNHLSHESLHDRTPLETLLGSTPDISVLLQFHFWEPVYYRIEDPSFPSDGTEKSGRFVGIAESVGDALTYKILTDDTNKILYRSSVRSALKSGETNLRLTPQDGESNSKPINFVKSRRTENKNSYALKNLPGFTPEDLIGRTMMGSVFVHVSQGKS